The proteins below come from a single Limosilactobacillus reuteri genomic window:
- a CDS encoding DUF4355 domain-containing protein: MDFLLVAVIKEQPGYYSPPDYKRGVFMFEKLPMRLQFFAEDPTPAPDNDGAPEGTDGDNNGKSEKTFTQAELNDIVKARVNRALKNKQEEIDQAKSEATKLAKMNKGQKQEYKLQQTEKRAQDAEAELARYKMRDTAKQQLIDGGYDNPTDEDIDLIVTDKAETTKERGEAFLNAYNRIKENVRQELLKGKSPRINGAPATTMTKEQIAKIKDPIKRQKAIKNNMDLYKF, from the coding sequence TTGGACTTTTTACTTGTTGCAGTCATTAAAGAACAACCCGGATATTACAGTCCACCGGACTATAAACGAGGTGTATTTATGTTTGAAAAATTACCAATGCGTTTACAATTTTTTGCTGAAGATCCAACGCCAGCTCCAGATAATGATGGTGCACCTGAAGGAACTGATGGGGATAATAACGGCAAAAGTGAAAAGACATTTACTCAAGCTGAATTAAACGACATTGTAAAAGCCCGAGTCAATCGAGCCTTGAAAAATAAGCAAGAGGAAATTGACCAGGCAAAGAGTGAAGCTACTAAGCTTGCCAAGATGAATAAGGGTCAAAAGCAAGAATACAAGCTTCAACAAACTGAAAAGCGTGCCCAAGATGCTGAAGCGGAATTGGCTCGTTATAAAATGCGTGATACAGCTAAGCAACAATTAATTGACGGCGGGTATGATAACCCAACCGATGAAGATATCGATTTAATTGTTACTGATAAAGCAGAAACAACCAAAGAACGTGGTGAAGCATTTCTTAATGCTTATAACCGGATTAAAGAAAATGTTCGTCAAGAACTATTGAAGGGAAAGTCACCACGAATTAATGGTGCTCCTGCTACTACAATGACTAAGGAACAAATTGCAAAGATCAAGGATCCAATTAAACGGCAAAAAGCCATCAAAAATAATATGGATCTTTATAAATTTTAA
- a CDS encoding phage tail protein, which yields MYRIIGYNEPTDKAGFIVLDPRVNRHISSGKLTLKESNIDDLTITVNQASPLWDNVRPYHTHVNVYDDNELIFRGRAIKPKKSMEESGQFIREYVFEDIEAYLMDSTQRFYEGVGQTPKEFLQTLIDVHNSQVPDYKKFQLRNVNVTNNKDDQYRQIDYPKTSDAINDKLVKSLGGYIVTTYNPNGINYLDYLTDIGVDHKNDTPIQLAKNMKSASMQIDPTKVITRLIPLGKTLEPSKVDVSDDGGDGGSGSLDSPEEFCKSEINATWGSDINNMKQDFAARSSRVRAWGVDVNRLYDVVKNAEVSPEWFFAYELQEQGTYYGWLNHTYRHGDAYSDAQSVCEWIKNCSNSNSINPAWSAPEGSIAPNQALADKWNQEFGKGTIGRVYLQGTAAAVWDLAGQTPNPAIGKPISGCISCIKRWGGHSNATGGTWGWPFPNVGEGHFSQVQSFGNDGGYRQNSYHDGVDFGSVDHPGREVHCIHGGTVTIKSAMGGLGNFVVIHTPEGFNIVYQEAFSSPSNIIVSVGQKVKTGDVIGYRDTDHVHIGVTKQDFYQAVRNSFSPAGGWLDPVKLIKEGGDGSKPQEGKKDQTVDNSNAARPKLTITTVNNGKDYIDIPDLQKEFGIIEGTVEFDNVDDPNVLMQQAQTWIKAQRIPQSWEVTALELHMTNFKSFKVADRYMFINPNVAKTQLLRITQKEIDLLKPHASSLTIGDKTMGLTDYQLENQVNFQQFKEMRVMVNQVVQTQEQSANNNNKVMQNFASSADLAQMRQDLRNLQDDNDRARKGMVSLEEFNKLKEQVEKLTTGGDDNGK from the coding sequence GTGTACCGAATTATTGGTTATAATGAGCCAACAGATAAAGCAGGATTTATTGTACTGGATCCCCGAGTTAATCGTCATATTAGTTCGGGGAAACTCACGCTTAAAGAATCCAACATTGATGATTTGACTATTACGGTTAATCAAGCAAGTCCATTATGGGACAACGTAAGGCCTTATCATACTCATGTTAACGTTTATGATGATAATGAACTTATTTTTCGTGGACGAGCTATCAAACCTAAAAAGTCGATGGAAGAAAGTGGACAATTCATTCGGGAATATGTTTTTGAAGATATTGAAGCATATCTTATGGATAGTACCCAACGATTTTATGAAGGTGTTGGGCAAACACCCAAAGAATTTTTACAGACTTTAATAGATGTTCATAATTCACAGGTTCCTGACTATAAAAAATTCCAGCTTCGAAATGTAAATGTCACTAATAACAAGGATGACCAGTATCGACAAATTGATTATCCCAAAACTAGCGATGCCATTAATGATAAATTAGTAAAATCTCTTGGCGGTTATATTGTGACTACTTATAACCCTAACGGAATAAACTACCTTGACTACTTAACAGACATTGGGGTTGATCATAAAAATGACACTCCTATTCAGTTAGCTAAAAATATGAAGTCTGCAAGTATGCAGATTGATCCTACTAAGGTGATTACAAGGTTAATTCCGTTGGGAAAGACACTAGAACCATCAAAAGTTGATGTAAGTGATGATGGCGGAGATGGTGGTTCTGGATCATTAGATAGTCCTGAAGAATTTTGTAAATCAGAAATTAATGCTACTTGGGGTAGTGATATTAATAATATGAAACAAGATTTTGCCGCTCGTTCTTCGAGAGTTCGGGCTTGGGGAGTGGACGTTAATCGTTTATATGATGTGGTGAAAAATGCTGAAGTAAGTCCTGAATGGTTCTTTGCTTATGAACTTCAAGAACAAGGAACTTACTATGGATGGCTTAACCATACTTATCGACATGGTGATGCATATAGTGATGCGCAATCTGTTTGTGAATGGATTAAAAATTGTTCAAATAGTAATTCCATTAATCCAGCATGGAGCGCACCGGAAGGATCAATAGCGCCGAACCAAGCATTAGCGGATAAATGGAATCAAGAGTTTGGAAAAGGTACTATTGGCCGTGTTTATTTACAAGGGACTGCCGCTGCTGTTTGGGATTTAGCGGGTCAAACGCCTAATCCAGCTATTGGAAAGCCAATTAGTGGATGCATTTCTTGTATTAAACGTTGGGGTGGTCATTCTAATGCAACTGGTGGTACATGGGGATGGCCTTTTCCTAATGTTGGGGAAGGCCATTTTTCTCAAGTTCAGAGTTTCGGAAATGATGGCGGATATCGTCAAAATAGTTATCACGATGGTGTGGATTTTGGATCAGTAGACCATCCTGGTAGAGAAGTGCATTGTATTCATGGTGGAACGGTAACTATCAAATCAGCTATGGGTGGCTTAGGCAATTTTGTGGTTATTCATACGCCAGAAGGATTCAATATCGTTTATCAAGAAGCTTTTAGTTCTCCCTCTAATATTATTGTTAGTGTTGGGCAAAAAGTAAAAACTGGTGATGTAATTGGATATCGTGATACAGACCATGTTCATATTGGCGTAACTAAGCAAGATTTTTATCAAGCAGTTCGAAATTCTTTTTCTCCTGCAGGTGGTTGGCTAGATCCAGTAAAACTAATTAAAGAAGGTGGCGATGGGTCTAAACCACAAGAAGGAAAGAAAGATCAAACTGTTGATAATAGTAATGCTGCACGTCCTAAATTAACCATTACTACTGTCAATAACGGTAAAGACTATATTGATATTCCTGATTTACAAAAAGAATTCGGTATTATTGAAGGAACTGTCGAATTTGATAATGTAGATGATCCGAATGTTTTAATGCAACAAGCTCAAACATGGATAAAGGCTCAAAGAATACCTCAAAGTTGGGAAGTTACAGCTTTAGAATTACATATGACAAACTTCAAATCTTTTAAGGTTGCTGATAGGTACATGTTTATTAATCCAAATGTTGCAAAAACCCAATTATTACGAATTACTCAAAAAGAAATTGATTTACTAAAGCCCCATGCGTCTTCATTAACTATTGGTGATAAGACGATGGGGCTTACTGATTATCAGTTAGAAAATCAAGTCAATTTTCAACAGTTTAAGGAAATGCGAGTGATGGTTAATCAGGTTGTCCAAACTCAAGAGCAATCTGCTAATAACAATAATAAGGTTATGCAAAATTTTGCTAGTAGTGCTGATCTTGCACAAATGAGACAAGATCTAAGAAATCTTCAAGATGATAACGATCGTGCTCGTAAAGGAATGGTTTCCTTAGAAGAATTCAATAAATTAAAGGAACAAGTAGAAAAACTAACAACAGGAGGCGATGATAATGGCAAGTGA
- a CDS encoding phage tail protein codes for MKFLNNDYSFRGLGPTKADPEYLENAEYIDFAGFNSADYDWWLIDRTATTPEEQEITESVPYMQGEYDFSMYDQERFFKTRELTYKFVYFGKVYQDRKAYEEELKRQLLPHGFTKLIDSHDPVYYWSAKCTSVEVEDDQEKGMLTATITFKAYPFAYTNHNEGTDYWDDVAFDHWIWQPVKFNVNGDQDVNVKNIGSRPVECSFQLTGSVTLKNDSIGEVGLTQDNFKTTTIVLEMGDNKMHLSGNGTIEFQFKREEMI; via the coding sequence ATGAAATTCTTAAATAATGACTATTCTTTTCGTGGATTAGGACCCACAAAGGCTGATCCAGAATACTTAGAAAATGCAGAATATATCGACTTTGCCGGTTTTAATTCTGCTGATTATGATTGGTGGTTGATTGATCGAACAGCAACTACGCCAGAAGAACAAGAAATTACAGAAAGCGTCCCTTACATGCAAGGAGAATATGATTTCTCAATGTATGATCAGGAACGCTTTTTTAAGACCCGTGAGTTGACTTATAAGTTTGTATATTTTGGAAAAGTTTATCAGGATCGTAAAGCTTACGAAGAGGAGCTTAAACGGCAATTACTGCCACATGGTTTCACTAAACTAATTGATTCTCATGATCCTGTTTACTACTGGTCAGCTAAGTGTACTAGTGTTGAGGTTGAGGATGACCAAGAAAAGGGAATGCTCACAGCAACTATTACTTTCAAGGCTTATCCTTTTGCTTATACTAACCATAACGAGGGCACCGATTATTGGGATGATGTCGCATTTGATCATTGGATTTGGCAACCAGTTAAATTCAATGTTAACGGTGATCAGGATGTTAATGTTAAGAATATCGGCTCACGACCAGTCGAATGCTCATTTCAATTGACAGGGTCCGTAACTTTGAAGAACGATTCAATTGGTGAAGTAGGTTTAACTCAAGACAATTTTAAAACAACCACGATTGTATTAGAGATGGGTGACAATAAAATGCATCTATCCGGAAACGGGACAATTGAATTTCAATTCAAGCGTGAGGAGATGATTTAG
- a CDS encoding tape measure protein, which produces MSQSMSVEAVLSAYDESFSATLDKALKSINNLGRETQSTSQTVSAGGSSISSTFKSMAGAMGVVAIAGKAWDVVKDSMSGAINRFDTLNKYPVVMKALNYSTKDVARSTAILSKGIDGLPTSLQDVTSVAQQLAPLTGSATKASKSAIALNNAFLASGASVADTSRGLQQYTQMLSTGKVDLMSYRTLMETMPIALRKVANSFGFTGKSAEQDLYKALQSGQITVDQLNDRFIKLNGGVNGFAQLAKKNSEGIGTSFANLKNAVVKNLANMLSAIDNGFKQAGFGSIAQVLDNMKGSINSAFQVIGPVVTNATVVILNFVKVVGGALKSAFSNDIFRTAVVGILGFVGAVMAAHKVISIFTTLRSAIVGLSVIAKAGNLAMAFSEAMSTLAKTSKIAGGAMKAFSAVASLGPWGIIAVAIAAVVASLTYFFTQTKTGRALWQSFTTWLSGAWQSLVGVATTVWNAIGNAINAVVNFIKPYWQALVTFFTGIWTSIVAGVTPIWQGLVNVFNSIINAIVAVWQALAPIIVPIVAGVVAIIGATLITIVTVFQTVWNMLVPIVQVVWQLISTVVSTAITMLGTVIQTGLAIIVAIWNVVWNTFSIVVSTVWNVITTIISTVLNVIAGIIQAITAAIQGDWSGAWNAIQNVVSTVLNAISSIVSSVLSGVAGIFSGVMNGLKSVVSAVWNGIKSLFSEGVNFIKSVVHIDLGAAGRAIMNSLWNGMKSIWNGIKNWVSGIADWIKEHKGPISYDRKLLIPAGQAIMNGLNNGLINGFDEVQSNVSDMASQIQQAITTPGFDIGASIGNLGSINSNYTGSLAIQDSQLQMQNNALLRQLLNKDTTMVLDDGTLVGYTADQYDYRLGQNTALKDRWSR; this is translated from the coding sequence GTGTCACAATCAATGAGCGTTGAAGCGGTATTATCAGCATACGATGAGAGTTTTAGCGCAACTTTAGATAAGGCGCTTAAATCGATTAATAATTTAGGCCGTGAAACCCAGTCAACCTCTCAAACTGTTAGTGCAGGTGGTTCTAGTATTTCCAGCACCTTTAAATCAATGGCTGGAGCAATGGGTGTAGTTGCAATTGCTGGTAAAGCATGGGATGTTGTTAAAGATTCAATGAGTGGCGCCATTAACCGATTTGATACATTAAACAAGTATCCGGTAGTAATGAAGGCTTTGAATTATTCAACTAAGGATGTTGCAAGGTCAACCGCTATCTTATCTAAGGGAATTGATGGCTTACCCACTTCTTTGCAAGACGTTACAAGTGTTGCCCAACAATTAGCGCCATTAACTGGTAGTGCAACTAAGGCTTCTAAGTCGGCGATTGCCTTGAATAATGCCTTCCTTGCCTCCGGTGCTAGTGTTGCCGATACCTCTCGTGGACTTCAACAATACACACAAATGCTTTCAACTGGTAAAGTCGATTTAATGTCTTATCGAACATTGATGGAAACCATGCCAATTGCATTACGTAAAGTCGCCAATTCATTTGGTTTTACTGGTAAGTCTGCTGAACAAGACCTTTATAAAGCTTTGCAGTCAGGACAAATTACGGTAGATCAGTTGAATGATCGTTTTATCAAGCTGAATGGTGGAGTTAATGGTTTTGCTCAATTAGCAAAGAAAAATAGTGAAGGTATCGGTACATCTTTTGCAAACTTAAAAAATGCCGTTGTCAAAAATCTGGCAAATATGTTATCGGCAATTGACAATGGTTTTAAGCAAGCGGGCTTTGGAAGTATTGCACAAGTCCTAGACAACATGAAGGGTAGTATTAATTCCGCTTTTCAAGTTATTGGACCAGTTGTTACTAATGCTACTGTTGTAATTCTTAATTTCGTAAAAGTCGTAGGTGGAGCGCTTAAATCTGCTTTTAGTAATGATATTTTTCGAACAGCAGTTGTAGGAATATTAGGCTTTGTGGGTGCAGTTATGGCAGCTCATAAGGTTATTTCAATATTTACAACGTTAAGATCCGCAATAGTTGGTTTAAGCGTGATTGCAAAAGCTGGTAATTTGGCAATGGCATTTAGTGAAGCAATGTCAACACTTGCTAAAACTTCTAAGATTGCTGGTGGAGCGATGAAAGCATTCAGTGCAGTGGCTTCACTAGGTCCCTGGGGAATTATCGCTGTTGCAATTGCAGCTGTTGTTGCATCCTTAACTTATTTCTTTACCCAAACAAAAACGGGTAGAGCTTTGTGGCAAAGTTTTACTACGTGGTTATCTGGAGCATGGCAGAGTTTAGTTGGAGTAGCTACTACTGTTTGGAATGCAATTGGTAATGCTATTAATGCGGTAGTTAATTTTATTAAACCTTATTGGCAGGCTCTAGTGACATTCTTTACTGGAATCTGGACATCAATTGTGGCGGGTGTTACTCCAATTTGGCAGGGGTTAGTTAATGTCTTTAATAGCATTATCAATGCAATTGTTGCTGTTTGGCAGGCTTTAGCTCCAATTATTGTTCCGATTGTAGCGGGTGTAGTTGCGATCATTGGGGCAACTCTAATCACAATTGTTACCGTCTTTCAAACTGTGTGGAATATGCTTGTACCCATTGTTCAAGTTGTATGGCAATTAATTTCAACAGTTGTATCTACTGCTATTACGATGCTAGGTACAGTAATCCAAACAGGCTTGGCAATTATCGTTGCTATTTGGAATGTGGTCTGGAATACATTCAGTATTGTTGTAAGTACGGTATGGAACGTTATTACTACCATTATATCTACCGTGCTGAACGTTATTGCGGGAATAATTCAAGCTATCACTGCTGCAATACAAGGCGATTGGTCGGGAGCTTGGAATGCAATCCAGAATGTTGTATCAACTGTTCTGAATGCAATTAGTAGCATTGTTTCTAGTGTACTAAGCGGAGTAGCTGGAATTTTTAGCGGTGTAATGAATGGATTAAAGAGTGTTGTTTCTGCTGTATGGAATGGTATTAAATCGCTATTCAGTGAAGGTGTTAATTTCATTAAATCAGTTGTTCATATAGATTTAGGTGCTGCCGGTAGAGCCATCATGAATTCGCTTTGGAACGGTATGAAATCAATTTGGAATGGCATTAAGAACTGGGTAAGTGGAATTGCCGATTGGATTAAAGAGCATAAAGGTCCAATCAGTTACGACCGGAAACTTCTTATCCCTGCTGGTCAAGCAATTATGAACGGACTTAATAATGGATTGATTAACGGATTCGATGAGGTTCAATCAAACGTTAGTGATATGGCTAGCCAAATTCAACAGGCTATTACTACACCTGGCTTTGATATTGGAGCAAGTATTGGTAACTTGGGTTCAATTAATTCAAATTATACTGGTAGCCTGGCAATTCAAGATAGTCAGTTACAAATGCAGAATAATGCTTTACTTCGTCAATTACTTAATAAAGACACGACAATGGTTCTTGACGATGGCACTCTTGTTGGCTATACAGCGGATCAATACGATTATCGCTTGGGTCAAAATACAGCATTGAAGGATAGGTGGAGCCGATGA
- a CDS encoding phage tail tube protein, translating to MATYPVLEGKNAVLFERLLENAKKEPAQLIPYQTSLSYDPKRDTDSTTTKMGNVPTASNIETDLEVEFLNAISKAADDIYDSLYFNKKIEVWKVHLDRVRSDGKVYAEYMRGIVSEDSNDNDADDHSTRDATFTIDGVAKRGWTDLPEDIKEEIDYVFRDLAKITDDGDGNGEAFKSDDRGIGANEKEEATNFAN from the coding sequence ATGGCAACATATCCAGTATTGGAAGGGAAGAATGCAGTCCTTTTTGAACGGCTGTTAGAAAATGCCAAGAAGGAACCGGCACAATTAATCCCTTATCAAACATCACTAAGTTATGATCCAAAACGGGATACAGATTCGACGACTACAAAGATGGGAAATGTTCCGACTGCTTCTAATATCGAAACAGATTTAGAAGTAGAATTCTTAAATGCAATTTCCAAAGCTGCAGATGACATCTATGACTCTCTGTACTTTAACAAGAAGATTGAAGTGTGGAAGGTTCACCTTGATCGGGTCCGTTCAGATGGAAAAGTTTACGCTGAATATATGCGTGGGATTGTCTCTGAAGATTCTAACGATAACGATGCTGATGATCACTCAACACGTGATGCAACATTTACGATTGATGGTGTGGCAAAGCGGGGATGGACAGATCTTCCAGAAGATATTAAGGAGGAAATTGACTATGTATTCCGTGACCTCGCCAAGATTACTGATGATGGCGATGGTAATGGTGAAGCGTTTAAGAGTGATGATCGTGGCATTGGTGCTAATGAAAAGGAAGAAGCTACCAATTTCGCTAATTAA
- a CDS encoding minor capsid protein, translated as MTKKNDYWADRIARERKWQEEQLSKDAQFNQRLQQYYDQAIVQINKDIEDQINSLAVRNKVSYAEAQKEVSTTDIADYETEAKKVVQEANLLRAQGKHVTYNDFSDEVNERLRNYNTAMRYNRLNLLKSKIGLSMVEAGMNIDADMQAKIGKDYTDELKRQSGILDHSTENASFWTSKDVAKQVMKQINGATFSQRIWANQDALKAQLDTVITNGILTGKNPRVVARQLRDKVKTTVKNHSYVTERIARTESARVQYSAQIESIKKNGYQFVQWIAEPRACDECRKIATQDNGFGDGIYRINKVPKIPDDTHPNCRCSISETWVDDKDDNLISANKTKSFDELMKANLKSLHEQEIIQLGSKIYETLAKSGKELSSQINVLQKNFQSINKSYDAGKFKSYDDYLENWQLNADAIKLLSNQYADNVTQEIQKYRKVGGTKIKFQSRSSVPLKKMIQTAYDHYPTDWARNAESRNTLKVLNVKRGYYSDSQAIIAANKDDYNAQSTMYHELGHRAEHSNPEIMRLEQEFYERRTKDEKLQPLSKLTGNKAYDKSMEKARPDDFNNPYMGKEYVDSYGKHYGYELLSMGVEGIYQGRYNLYEDEDMAKFILGLLLKG; from the coding sequence ATGACGAAGAAGAATGATTATTGGGCTGATCGTATTGCTCGGGAACGTAAATGGCAAGAAGAGCAATTAAGTAAAGATGCTCAATTTAATCAGCGCCTTCAACAGTATTATGATCAAGCAATTGTCCAGATTAATAAAGACATTGAAGATCAGATAAATTCTTTAGCTGTCCGGAATAAAGTTTCTTATGCTGAAGCTCAAAAAGAAGTGTCCACTACCGATATTGCTGATTATGAAACAGAAGCTAAGAAGGTAGTTCAGGAAGCTAATCTTTTAAGAGCACAAGGGAAGCATGTTACTTACAACGATTTCTCTGATGAAGTTAATGAACGATTGAGGAATTATAATACGGCAATGCGATATAACCGATTAAATTTATTGAAATCTAAAATTGGTTTATCGATGGTTGAAGCCGGAATGAATATTGACGCTGATATGCAAGCTAAAATTGGTAAAGATTATACTGATGAGCTAAAACGTCAGTCTGGTATTCTAGATCATTCTACCGAAAATGCTTCGTTTTGGACTTCTAAAGATGTTGCAAAACAAGTAATGAAACAAATTAATGGAGCAACTTTTAGTCAACGAATTTGGGCTAATCAAGATGCTTTGAAAGCTCAACTTGATACGGTTATCACCAACGGGATTTTAACTGGTAAGAATCCGCGAGTTGTAGCAAGACAATTAAGAGATAAAGTAAAAACCACTGTTAAGAATCACAGTTATGTTACTGAACGTATTGCCAGGACAGAATCAGCACGGGTTCAATATTCTGCTCAAATTGAATCAATCAAAAAGAATGGTTATCAATTTGTCCAATGGATTGCGGAGCCAAGAGCCTGTGATGAGTGTCGAAAGATTGCGACGCAAGATAATGGCTTTGGTGATGGTATTTATCGAATTAATAAAGTTCCTAAAATACCAGACGATACTCATCCTAATTGTCGTTGTTCAATTAGTGAGACGTGGGTTGACGATAAGGATGATAATTTAATTTCTGCTAACAAAACAAAAAGTTTTGACGAATTAATGAAAGCTAATCTGAAATCACTTCACGAGCAAGAAATTATTCAATTAGGTTCAAAAATTTATGAAACACTAGCTAAAAGTGGTAAGGAGTTATCTTCACAAATAAATGTATTGCAAAAGAATTTTCAAAGCATTAACAAATCATATGATGCTGGGAAATTTAAGTCATACGATGATTATTTAGAAAACTGGCAGCTAAATGCTGATGCTATTAAACTACTTAGTAATCAATATGCGGATAACGTCACTCAAGAAATACAAAAATATCGTAAAGTTGGTGGAACTAAAATTAAGTTCCAGTCACGTTCGTCTGTACCGCTTAAAAAAATGATTCAAACGGCGTATGACCACTATCCAACGGATTGGGCCAGAAATGCTGAAAGCCGTAATACATTAAAAGTATTAAACGTAAAACGTGGATATTACTCAGACTCTCAAGCAATTATTGCAGCTAATAAAGATGACTATAATGCTCAAAGCACCATGTACCATGAGCTAGGACATCGTGCTGAACATTCCAATCCAGAAATTATGCGATTAGAGCAAGAGTTTTATGAGCGTAGAACAAAAGACGAGAAGCTTCAACCATTGAGTAAGTTAACCGGAAATAAAGCTTATGATAAATCAATGGAAAAAGCTCGACCTGATGATTTTAATAATCCTTACATGGGGAAAGAATATGTTGATTCCTATGGAAAACATTATGGTTATGAATTGTTAAGTATGGGCGTTGAAGGAATTTATCAAGGCCGTTATAATTTATATGAAGACGAAGATATGGCTAAGTTTATTTTGGGGCTTTTGTTAAAGGGGTGA
- a CDS encoding tail assembly chaperone, with translation MKLKIDGKDYSFIFGVKFLRNLDKNRGVEGEQNGMKMNFGMGLTVLMPALMTKDASALADTLHAAAKDNVTQDQIDNYIDNCKDLNNLFSCVINEIKASNAAKPVVKNLKA, from the coding sequence ATGAAATTAAAGATTGATGGTAAGGATTATTCATTTATTTTTGGCGTTAAATTTTTACGTAACCTTGATAAAAATCGAGGGGTCGAAGGTGAGCAAAATGGTATGAAGATGAATTTTGGAATGGGATTAACTGTTCTTATGCCGGCATTAATGACCAAAGATGCCTCTGCTTTAGCCGATACCTTACACGCAGCTGCAAAGGATAATGTAACGCAAGACCAAATCGACAATTACATTGATAACTGCAAGGATTTAAATAATCTTTTCAGTTGTGTAATTAATGAAATCAAAGCAAGTAATGCCGCTAAACCTGTTGTAAAAAACCTAAAAGCCTAG
- a CDS encoding HK97-gp10 family putative phage morphogenesis protein: MANSFKVDVKGTKELANFLKKNKDLTPVKKVVAKHGASLKKQTQQNMNNLYKGHYEWKKGAGLTMVSPTGNTRRSVTNTISNNGLTATVAPQTEYFPYLEYGTRFMAARPTLHPAFAIESMKFANDLNKLFK; this comes from the coding sequence ATGGCTAACTCATTCAAGGTCGATGTTAAAGGAACTAAGGAATTAGCAAACTTTTTGAAGAAAAATAAGGATCTAACACCAGTTAAGAAGGTTGTTGCTAAACATGGTGCAAGTTTGAAGAAGCAAACGCAACAGAATATGAACAATTTGTATAAGGGTCACTATGAATGGAAAAAGGGTGCTGGATTGACAATGGTTAGTCCTACCGGGAATACTAGACGATCCGTAACAAATACGATTTCTAATAATGGTTTAACAGCAACGGTTGCTCCACAAACTGAATATTTCCCATATCTTGAATATGGAACTCGCTTTATGGCAGCACGACCGACATTACATCCAGCTTTTGCGATTGAATCAATGAAGTTTGCTAATGACTTGAATAAATTATTTAAGTAG
- a CDS encoding phage head-tail connector protein has product MDQDTVLKNLKVMLGIKDDDRDALLKLIIDNTDQALRFKLELTTDEKIPGELGYIELEVSVRRFNRLQNEGMSQYSQEGESITFNSSDFDDFLDDIDLWKRRNQKDVKSLGAVSFINPYAGMSKNAKNADN; this is encoded by the coding sequence ATGGACCAGGATACGGTTTTGAAAAATTTAAAAGTAATGCTTGGAATTAAAGATGATGATCGTGATGCTTTGCTGAAATTGATCATTGATAATACAGACCAAGCTTTACGATTTAAGTTAGAACTAACTACAGACGAAAAGATACCTGGAGAGTTAGGGTACATTGAATTGGAAGTCTCAGTTCGGCGATTCAATCGGCTACAAAATGAAGGAATGAGTCAATATAGTCAAGAAGGAGAAAGTATTACTTTTAATTCTTCTGATTTTGATGATTTCCTAGATGATATTGATTTATGGAAACGGCGAAACCAAAAGGATGTTAAATCTCTTGGTGCCGTTTCTTTTATTAATCCTTATGCGGGAATGAGTAAAAATGCGAAAAACGCAGATAATTAA
- a CDS encoding DUF3168 domain-containing protein — MYSPNEEIYDFIFAQVKKKYPAFDHPPQKNETVTYPYVVIDDTQSIMTGYKDATGLRTTLTLHVWGKVNQRKQVTRIVDDLRRLGMNGVRTNHYAWQGRPNEQEQQLLTDTSVPNTVLKHGYLTLVFDLK; from the coding sequence ATGTATTCACCAAACGAAGAAATATATGATTTTATTTTTGCTCAAGTAAAAAAGAAATATCCGGCGTTTGATCATCCACCACAGAAAAATGAGACAGTTACTTATCCTTACGTTGTTATTGATGATACTCAATCTATTATGACTGGGTATAAGGATGCAACGGGTTTAAGAACAACCCTAACCTTGCATGTGTGGGGAAAAGTCAATCAACGTAAGCAGGTAACACGAATAGTAGATGATTTAAGACGGTTGGGTATGAATGGTGTTCGAACTAACCATTATGCTTGGCAAGGACGTCCAAATGAACAAGAACAACAATTATTAACTGATACGAGTGTTCCAAATACCGTGTTAAAGCACGGCTATCTAACACTCGTTTTTGATTTGAAATAA